In Amycolatopsis sp. FBCC-B4732, the genomic stretch CGAGGTGCTTGAACTCGGCCCACTCGGTCAGCACGACGACGACGTCCGCGTCCTTCGCGACCTGGTAGGCGTCGTCGACGACGGTCACCCCGTCGATCCCGCCGTCGATCGCCGGGTCGTAGGCGATCAGCTCCGCGCCGAGCGCGCCCAGCACCGACGCCACGGCGAGCGCGGGCGAGTCGCGCAGGTCGTTGGTCCCCGCCTTGAACGCCAGGCCGAGCACGCCGATCCGGGCGCCGGCCAGCGTGCCGCCGACCGCGCCGGCGATCTTCGCGACGATCCGGTCGCGCTGGGCGATGTTCTCGTCGATGGCCGAGGTCAGCATCTTGAAGTCGTAGTTCACCGACTCGGCCACCTTGACCAGCGCGCTGGTGTCCTTCGGCAGGCACGAGCCGCCCCAGCCCGGGCCCGGTTTGAGGAACGTCCGGCCGATCCGCCGGTCGTAGCCCATGCCCTCGGTGACCAGGGTGATGTCCGCGCCCAGGCGCTCGCACAGCTCGGCGATCGAGTTGACGTAGGACAGCTTCAGCGCGAGGTAGCAGTTCGCGGCGTACTTGACCAGTTCGGCGCTCGCCGCGTCGGCGACGACGACCGGCGCGGCCAGCTCGGCGTACAGCTCGCCGACCCAGCGCGCGGCGGCGAGGTCGGCCGACCCGACGACGATCCGGTCCGGGCCGAGGAAGTCCGCGACCGCGGTGCCTTCGCGGAGGAACTCGGGGTTCGACACCACCGGCACGTCGGGCCGGCCGAGCATCGCCTGGATCCGCTCCGACGTGCCGACCGGCACGGTCGACTTGGTGACCAGCGCGCACCCGGGGGGCAGGACGTCACCGATCTCGGTGGTCACCGCCTCGACCGCGCGCAGGTCCGCGGAGCCGCCGGCGCCCATCGGCGTCGGCACGCAGAGGAACACCGCCTGCGCGTCGCGGACCGCGTCCCGCGCGCCGACGACGAACTGGAGCCGCCCGGCGGCGATGCCGCGGGCGACCAGGTCGGCGAGCCCGGGTTCGAGGATGTCGACGCGGCCCGCGCTCAGCCGGGACACCTTCGCGCGGTCGACGTCCACGCAGGTGACGGAATGCCCCAGACTGGCCAGGCAGGCCCCCGTGGTCAAGCCGACGTAACCGGTACCTACCACCACGATCCGAGCTGGCGTCATGGTGCTGAAGGTGACAGCCCGAGTTGACCACGACGCTAACGGAAACAGTCGGGCCCGGGAGCGGTGAGCGAAGACACGAACCCCTCCGATGCGAACGAGCGTTAACCTGAGTCCGCGAACCGGAGCAGCGAAGGGAACGGCACAGATGCAGATCACGGACACCGCGGCGCTCGTCACGGGTGGTGCGTCGGGCCTCGGCGGAGCCACGGCGAAGGCCCTCGCGGCCAAGGGCGCGAAGGTGTTCGCGCTCGACCTGGCGCAGTCGATCGAGAAGGCCGAACAGGTCGATGGCATCACCTACGTCGAGGCCGACGTCACCGACGTCGAGCAGGTCGAGGCGGCCGTCGCGACGGCTTCGGGGGCCGGCGTGCCGCTGCGGACCGTGGTGAACTGCGCCGGCATCGGGCCGTCCGCGCGGATCCTGTCCAAGAAGGGCCGCCACGACCTCGCGCTGTACGCGAAGGTCATCCAGATCAACCTGATCGGGACGTTCAACGTCCTGACGGTCGCTTCCGAAGCCATCGCGAAGACCGAGCCGCTCGCGGACGACGCCCGCGGCGTCATCATCAACACCGCGTCCATCGCCGCGTTCGACGGCCAGATCGGGCAGGTCGCCTACTCGTCGTCCAAGGGCGGCGTCGTCGGGATGACCCTGCCGGCCGCGCGCGACCTGGCCTCGCACGGCATCCGCGTGCTGACCATCGCGCCGGGCATCGTCGACACCCCGATGCTGGCCACGGTCAGCGACGAGTTCCGCGCAGCGCTCGCGTCCGGCATCCCGTTCCCGAAGCGCCTCGCGCGGCCGGACGAGTACGCGCAGCTCGCGCTGTCGCTGATCGACCACGACTACCTGAACGGCGAGGTCGTCCGCATGGACGGCTCGCTGCGCATGGCCCCCCGCTGACCCCGAGGGCGGCACTTTCCCTGGGAAAGTGCCGCCTCCAGGTGGCCCGAAGCGGAACTTTCATAGGGAAAGTGCCGTCTTGGCCGTCAGCGGGTGAGGCGGACCTCCAGGCCGATGCCGTCCGCGGTGACCGAGCAGCCGCCGAAAGCGCTCTCCGCGGCCAGTGCCTCGAACTGCTCCCGGGTGAACGCCCTGCGCCGCAGCCACCCGAGCGTCTGCCGGACGGTGAAGCCGCTGACCACGCCGACATTCATCGACGCGACCTCGCGGCCGATGTCCGCGCCGGTGGCCTCGTGGTTGAGGTCCTGGATCACCGCGTGCCCGCCCGGGCGCAGCACCCGGCGCATCTCGTTCAACGCCGCCACCGGCTGCCGGAAGTTCTTGAACGCGGCTTGGCAGACCACGAAGTCGAACGACCCCGCGTCGAACGGGGCGTGCGTGATGTCGCCCTGGCGGAAGTCGATCTCCAGGCCCGCGCCGTTTTCCCGGGCGATCTCGACCATCGTGTGGCTGATGTCGAGCCCGGTGACGCGGAAGCCGCGCTTCGCCACTTCGATGGCGAAGAAGCCCGGCCCGGGCGCCACCTCCAGGATCTCGGCACCTTCCGGCAGCCCGGACGTGACCTCGGCTGCCTGCTTCCGGTACTGCCTGAGCTGGGCTTCCGTGCCGCGGTTCTTGGCGTACCAGCGGGCCTGGAAGCCTTCCATCTCGGGCACTTTGTGCTTGCGGGTCGTTTCCATGTCATCCCCTTCGGTGAAGCCGAACCGAAGAGCCGCCCGGTTATCCTCTTGGTGCCACCTCGGGGCCGGGCGTGCTCGGTTCGGGGTCGAGGACCCCGGGCGGTGTGCCAGCACCTCCCGGGGTCCGTGCTATCTCTCTTCCACGAACTCCCCGAAGTCGCCGGGGAGTTCGCCGGTCTCGTACCAGCGCCGCCACGCGTCCGTGCCGGGCACGGCGCCGCTGGTCAGTTCGTCGAGGAAGCCGCGCACCCAGCGTGCTTCGGCTTCCGTCATCGCCAGGTCGTACTCGACTTCCACCAGGAACAGCCGCGGCATCAGCGCGCCCAGCTGCGCCAGGGACGTGCGCTGCGCCTCGGCGCGTTCCTCGAGGGCCTGTGCCCGCTGCCGCAGCAGCGCCGCGGTCTGGTCCGGGCCGAGCACGCCCAGCATCGACAGCCCGGCCTTGAACCGCGGCGGTTCCCGGTCGACGGTGCCGACGAGCTCGCGCACCCAGTCCTCGAACTCCTCGCGCCCGGCCGGGGTGATCCGGTAGACGGTCCGCTCGGGCCGTCCGCCGTCCTTCAGGCTCTCGACGGCCTCGAGGAAGCCGTGCTTGTCCAGGTTCGCGACGACGGTGTAGAGCGAGCCCCACTTGATCGGCAGGTCGCTGTCCTTGCCGCGCTGCTTGAGCACGACGGCCATCTCGTACGGGTGCTTGGGCCCGTCGAGCAGCACGGACAGCACGGCCAGCCCGAGCAGGTTGCCGACCTTCCGCCGCTTCATCCTGACTCCTCGTCTACGAGTACTCGTAGACGAGTATCCACGCGGACGCGTCAGCGGGCAAGTGTCTTGGTGAGTGAACTACTCAGAGGTCGAACATGTACGGCACTTCGGCCTGGGCCCGCTCGCTGATCCACTCGCGCAGCGCCCGCGTCGCGAGGACGTCGTCCTCGTTGTAGCGCAGGAGCCGCTCGCGCTGCTCGTCGTCCGGCTTCTCGCCGTCCATGCCCACGGCGTCGCGGTACCAGCGCATCGACGCCTCGCCGCCTGCCTCGGGGTCGCGCCACGAGAACCCGGCCACCGGCGCGATCACCTTGAGCCCCTTGCCGTGGGAGCACAGGAACTGGTCGGTGACGCTGCGGAAGAGGTCGACCCACTCCTCGGAGTCCACAAAGGACTGAATGGTCTTCTTCGCCGGGATCCCGGGGTGGTCGCCGAAGCGCTCGACGGACCCGAAGAGCCAGCGGTTCTCGGCGAGCGCGTTGTAGCAGTAGGCGCGGAAGGTCAGCCCGGCCGCTTCGGTGCGCTCGCGGACGTCGGTGAGCCACGCCCAGAACTCGGCGAACGAGCGGGCTTCGTCGCCGGTCGGCAGCGGGTCCCACGTCGCGAAGGCGCGGTAGCCCTGCGGCACGCCGATGTCGGCGCCGGTCAGCAGGCAGCCCCAGAGGTACGCGCCGGCGTCGCCGAAGCTCTCCATGTCGACGTCGACCTCGACGTCGCCGCGCGGCACGCCGACTGCCTCGACGCGGCGCACCAGCGTCAGGTCGGCCAGCCAGGCGCGCGCGAGCACGACCGCGTCCGGGAAGGTGACGCCCGTCCAGTTCACCGCCGGCGGCTCGCCGGCCGGGTCGAGCGCGGCCAGCTTGTCCACAGTGGACACACCGGCGCGGCGCAGCTCGACGGCGTCCTCGCCGCGGACGACGAGGCTGACGTCCCGGGTCTCGGTGAGCACCACCTCGCACGTCGGCCACCACGGGCAGCGGCGGCACTCCAGCACGCGCGACGGCTCGGCCAGCGGCTCCTCGCCGTTCGCGGCCGCGGTGGCGATGGCGAGCCGGTCGGCGAACCGGACCTGGTACTCGGTCAGCGCGCTGCGGCCGCCGGGCCAGGTGCCCGCGGTGAGGTCGTGCCAGACGACGACGTCGGCGTCGAGGCCGATCACGCCGCCGGTGGTGAGGCTCTCGTCGGCCTGCCCGAGCGTCTGCAGCATGCGGCGGATGTGCACCAGCCGGAGCTGGTCGCGCGGCTGCGAACGGACTTTGCGGGCTTCGTCGGCCTTGCGGTGCGCGGGGTCGAGGTCGGTCAGCTCGGTGACGACCGCGCCGGCGCCGCGGTCGGTGATGCGGTGACGCACGACGAGCACGGGGACGTACCCGCGGCCGGTGCGCACGAGCAGGTCGACGCCGCCGCGGCGGTGCCCGGCCGGGTCGACCGGCAGCAGCGCGCCCCAGATGTACCGGGCTTCGGCGGCGAAGGCCTGCTCGGTGCGCTCGACGCGCTCGTGGGCGGGCAGGTCGCGGTCGATCTTCACCCAGTGGCCGGGATTGGCGGCCATCAGCCTGCTGACGATGTCTTCGCGGTGCGCGCTCGCGTCGTCGATCCGCTGCTGCGCCGTCGGGTCCGGCGGGGAAAGCGGTACCTCGCGCATCGCCGGGTCGTGCTCGAGGTGCACACGCCGGCGGCAGCGGCTGACCGCGCCCGCGTCGAGTACCACCTCACCCTGCATGGAGATCACTCTAGTTTCCCACCGCCGAGCCGACATGCCCGCCACCCTGGCTACCAGTAAGTTCGACCTCGACACGTCGCAGGGAGGTGCCATGGCGCGCAAAGCCAAGGTCGAGGGTGAAGCCAGGTTCACCCCCAAGAAGGCGAAGAACGCGGTCGCGGTGGCGAAGGTGCTCGGCCCGGTCGTGATCCCGGTGGTCGCGCCGTTCGCGGTGCGCGCGGCGGGCTCCGCCCGGGAGCTGTACGACCGCTACCAGGCACGCAAGCTCGGCGTCTCGGTCGACAAGCTGGGCGAGTACACCGGCCGCGGCGCGGCCCTGCACGCCCGCATCGCCGGCATCGCCGAGGGCTGCCGGGATCTGCAGAAGTCCGGGAAGGCTTCGGACGCGGACCAGGAGTTCGCGAAGGACGCGCTGAGCACGCTGGAGCAGCTGTCGGCCTCGGTCCGCGCCGCGGAGCGGATGCCGGCGGCACGGCGCAAGTCCGTACACCGCGCGGTGGCCGGCGAGCTGGAGCGGCTGGAAGGCCAGCTGCTGCACCGCCTCGGCCTCTGACCACGAACACCGGGGCCGCACTTTCACGTGAAAGTGCGGCCCCGGTTCGTAGCTTTCCCGTGAAAGCTACGGCGCTACTTGACGAAGCCCTTCTTGACCATCCAGTCGTGGGCGACCTTGCCCGTGTCCTGGCCGTCGACGTCGACCTGCTTGCACAGCTCGACCATCTGCTCGTTGGTCAGGGCCGCACCGACCTTCTCCAGCGGGCCGCGGACCTCCGGGTGCTGCTTCAGCCACTCCGTGCGCAGCGTCGGGACCGCGTTGTACTGCGGGAACGCCTTCTTGTCGTCCTCGAGCACCCGCAGGTTCAGCCCCGAGATGCGGCCGTCGGTGGTGAACACCTCGCCGACCGGGCAGGTGCCGCTCGCGACCGCCGAGTAGATCGTGCCGATGCCGAAGTTCTCGATCTTCGAGTTCTGGAAGCCGTAGGCCTTCACCGCGGCCGGGAACCCGTCCTGGCGGCTGGTGAACTCGGTCTCCAGGCAGAACCGGTTCTGGTCCGGGTTCTGCTTGAGGAACGCCGCCAGGTCCGACGTCGTCTTCAGGTTGTTCTTCGCGCCGTACTCCTCGGTGACGGCGAACGCGTACTGGTCGTTGAGCGGCGAGTAGTTCAGCCACGTGACGCCGAACTTCTCTTCGTCCGCCTTGGCCGTCGCCTCGTACTGGGCCTTTTCGCCGCCGGGTACCGGGAGCTCGTTGCCCTGGTAGTTGATCCAGCCGGTGCCGGTGTACTCCCAGGTGACGTCGGTCTGCCCGGACAGCAGCGCCTGCCGCGACGAGTTGGAGCCCTTGATGTCCGACAGGTCGACGACCTCCGCGCCCGCCGCGGACAACGCCATCTCCGACATGTACGCCAGGATGATGTTCTCGGTGAAGTCCTTGGACCCCACCGTCACCTTCAGCCCCTGCAGCGACGGGATCGGCTGGATCGTGCCCGGCTGGATGTCGTAGGGCACCGCCTGGTTGACCGTCAGCCCGCACGCCGAGAGCGTCGCACCCAGCACCGCCACGCCGAAGAGCGCTTTCCATCGCCGGAGTTTCATCGCAGCCCCTTCGGTCCGAAGAACTGTTCGGCGACCGCGCCCAGCCAGTCCACCAGCAGCGCCAGCGCGACGGCGAGCACCGAACCGGTGACCAGCACCGACGTCAGGTTCAGCTTGTAGCCGGTGTCGATCAGGAGCCCGAACCCGCCGGCGTTGACGAACATGCCGAACGTCGCCGTGCCGACCGCCAGGACGAGCGCGGTGCGCAGGCCCGCCAGGATCAGCGGGACGGCCAGCGGCAGTTCGACCCGCCACAGCACCGCGGTCGCCGACATCCCGATGCCGCGCCCGGCGTCGATCAGCGCCGGGTCGACCTGCTGGATGCCGACCATCGTGTTCCGCAGCACCGGCAGCAGCGAGTAAAAGGCCAGCGGCAGCGCCGCCACCCACAGCCCGCCGACCGCGCCGGTGACGATGAACCACAGCACCAGCACGCCGAGCGCGGGCGCGGCCTGCCCGATGTTCGCGATGGCCAGGAAGACCGGCGCGAGGAAGCGGGCCCACGGCCGCGTCACGATCACGCCGAGCGGCACCGCGACCAGCACGACGATCGCGGTCACCACGATCGTCATCAGCAGGTGGTCCCACAACGCCGTGAACAGCGAAGACGCGTTGAGCGTCTCCTTCTCGGTCGCCGTCAGCCCGCTGGAGAACACCGAGACCAGCGTGACGGCGACGATCACCAGCACCGCGACGGGCTGGGCGAACAGCCGGACGCGTTCCGCGCGTTTCGAACCGGACTCGGTGCTGAAACCGGTGCCGACAGCAGCCGTCATGCGGACACCTCTTCACCGTTCGTGTGCTCGTCCCGCAGCTGCTGGATGGTCGCGATCACGGTGTCCAGCTGGATGGTGCCCGCGTACTCGCCGCGCGCGCCGGTCACCGGCACCGAACCGCCTTCGGCGAGCATCGCCTCCAGCGCGTCCTGCAGCGTCGACTGCAGGCTCACGATGTCGCGCAGCGGCTTGCCGGCGCTGGCCAGCGACGCGCCCGCGGTCAGGTCGCGGACGTGCACCCAGCGCGTCGGGCGGCGGCGCGCGTCCAGGACCAGCGCGAAGTGCTTGCGCTGGTCTTCGAGCTTCTTGCGGAGCTCGCTCGGGTCTTCGTCGACGCCGGCGGTCAGCGCGTCCTGCGCCAGCTCGACGTCCCGGACCCGCAGCAGCGTCAGCTGCTTCAGCGAGGCGCCCGCGCCGACGAAGCCGGCGACCGTGTCGTTCGCCGGGTTGGCCAGAATCGCCTCGGGGGTGTCGTACTGCATGATCGACGACTGGTTGCCGAGCACCGCGATCTTGTCGCCGAGCTTCACGGCCTCGTCGAAGTCGTGCGTGACGAACACGATCGTCTTCTTCAGCTCGCTCTGCAGCCGCAGCAGCTCGTCCTGCAGGTTGCCGCGGGTGATCGGGTCGACCGCGCCGAACGGCTCGTCCATCAGCAGCACCGGCGGGTCCGCGGCGAGCGCCCGCGCGACGCCGACGCGCTGCTGCTGCCCGCCGGAGAGCTGGCGCGGGAAGCGGTCGCGGAAGTCGGCCGGGTCGAGCCCGACCAGGTCCATCATCTCTTCGACCCGGTCGTTGACCTTCTTCTTGTCCCAGCCGAGCAGGCCGGGCACCACGCCGATGTTCTGCGAGACGGTGAAGTGCGGGAACAGGCCGGCCTGCTGGATCGCGTAGCCGATCCGGCGGCGCAGGGTGTCGACGTCGAGGCCGAGCGCGTCCTCGCCGCCGATGGTGATCTTGCCCGACGTCGGCTGGACGAGCCGGTTGATCATCCGCATCGTCGTCGTCTTGCCGCAGCCGGACGGGCCGACGAAGACCACGATCTTGCCCGCGGGCACGACCATCGAGAAGTCGTCGACCGCCGCTTCGCGGGTGCCGGGGTACCGCTTCGTCACGTGCTCCAGCTCGATCTCGACGCCGGAGACTTCCTCGTTCTCAGCCACGGACACCCCTAGAAATGGTGAAGCGCTTGATCAGGACGTAGACGCCGTCGAGCAGCAGGGCGAGGATGACCACGCCGACCGTGCCCGTGACGGCTTGGTTCAGGGAGTTGGTGCTCCCCGCGTTCGTGAGCCCGGAGAAGACCTCGGCGCCGAAGCCGGGGCCCTTCGCGTAGGCGGCGATCACCGCGATGCCCATCAGCATCTGCGTCGCCACCCGCATGCCCGTGAGGATCGCCGGCCACGCCAGCCGCAGCTCGACCCGGGTGAGCACGCCGAAGCGGCTCATCCCGATCCCGCGCGCGGCGTCGGTGATGGCCGGGTCGACACCGTCGAGCCCGACGATGGTGTTCCGGACGATCGGCAGGAGGCCGTAGAGCACCAGCGCGATCACGGCCGTCGTCGGACCGAGCCCGGAAATCGGGATCAGCAGACCCAGGAGGGCGAACGACGGGACCGTCAAGATCGTGCTCGCCAGCGCCGTGGCCACCGCCGAACCGATCGGGCTGCGGTAGACCGCGATGCCGATCAGCACGCCGAGGACCGCGGCGAGGATCGTGCACTGCACGACCATGCTCGTGTGCAGGTAGGCCTCCAGCCAGAGCTTGCTCGCCCGGTCGGAGATGTAGTCGAAGAGGTTCATCCGTGTCCGCTCTCCCGCCCTTCACGCCGGCCTTCACCCGAACGGGCTAGTTGCTGACCGACGGCTCAGTACCCAGCGCACAGCCGGTCCAAACCCCAGTCATCGGTCACCGGTTCCGCCCACCGTGGCCCAACCGGGGCAGATCGGCAAGAAATGGCCTGAACCACGGCGTGGCGTGGGACGTGAACTCGGTGTGTGCTCACTTCACGGGATCACACGCTCACCCCGGGGCAGGTCCCTTAGGCTGCTGCTCATGAGCGTTCCGGCACGGCGTCCCGCCGTGCTCGGCGCTACCCGGGGTGCGTTGCTCGCCGTGAGCGCGGCAGTGCTTTCCGTCACCGCGCACCGGCTCGCCGACGGCGGCCTGCCCGACCCGGCGATGCTCCTGCTGCTCACCGGCCTGTTCGGCTGGACCGCCACCGCGCTCACCCGCAAGGCCCGCGGCCCGCTCGCCACGATCACCCTGCTCGGGTCCGCCCAGCTGGTGATGCACCTGCTGCTCACCACGCTCGCCGGGCACCAAGACATGTACGCGATGCCGGACCGGACCGGGGCCGGCATGATCGCCGCGCACGCGGTCGCGACCCTGCTCACCGCGCTCCTGCTCGCCCGCGCGGACGCGACGCTGCTCACGGTGCTGGCCGTGCTGCGCGCGATCCTGCCGCGGCTGCTCACCCCGCTGCCGGTCCCGGCCGCGGCTCCCGCGCTCGTCCCCGCCCGCGTGGGCGGTCCGGACCACCTCGTCGGCGTCGACCTGCGCCGGATCCACGGGCGGCGCGGCCCGCCGAGTCACTCCTGAAACCCAGCTCGTCCCCGACACAGCGGAACTGCGATATCCGGGGTCGAACCCCGGACCCCGCCAGGGGCAAGCCCCTGGACCCCCCAAAGCAGTCGAGCTGCCCCTTCTTGAGTTCATCAGGAGTGAACCCATGTCCCAGCACGTCTTCAAGCGCGCCGGTTTCCTCGCCGCCACCGTCGGTGTCGCCGGTTTCCTCGGTGCCGGCATCGCGTCCGCGCACGTCACCGCCAACGTCTACGGCCCGCAGCCCACGAAGGGCGGCTACGCGGCGATCGTGTTCCGCGTGCCGAGCGAGGAGAAGGCGCCCGTCACCACCACGAAGGTCGTCGTCGACTTCAAGGCGGACTACGGCATCGGCTCGGTGCGGACGAAGCCGCTGCCCGGCTGGACCGCCGAGGTCACCAAGTCGAAGCTGCCGGCGCCGATCACCAAGGACAACGGCACGCAGATCACCGAGGCCGTCACCGC encodes the following:
- a CDS encoding UDP-glucose/GDP-mannose dehydrogenase family protein encodes the protein MTPARIVVVGTGYVGLTTGACLASLGHSVTCVDVDRAKVSRLSAGRVDILEPGLADLVARGIAAGRLQFVVGARDAVRDAQAVFLCVPTPMGAGGSADLRAVEAVTTEIGDVLPPGCALVTKSTVPVGTSERIQAMLGRPDVPVVSNPEFLREGTAVADFLGPDRIVVGSADLAAARWVGELYAELAAPVVVADAASAELVKYAANCYLALKLSYVNSIAELCERLGADITLVTEGMGYDRRIGRTFLKPGPGWGGSCLPKDTSALVKVAESVNYDFKMLTSAIDENIAQRDRIVAKIAGAVGGTLAGARIGVLGLAFKAGTNDLRDSPALAVASVLGALGAELIAYDPAIDGGIDGVTVVDDAYQVAKDADVVVVLTEWAEFKHLDWAAMAELMDGIDVVDTRNLLDPRVLVAAGLAWQGVGRPRAAARIKVS
- a CDS encoding SDR family NAD(P)-dependent oxidoreductase; this translates as MQITDTAALVTGGASGLGGATAKALAAKGAKVFALDLAQSIEKAEQVDGITYVEADVTDVEQVEAAVATASGAGVPLRTVVNCAGIGPSARILSKKGRHDLALYAKVIQINLIGTFNVLTVASEAIAKTEPLADDARGVIINTASIAAFDGQIGQVAYSSSKGGVVGMTLPAARDLASHGIRVLTIAPGIVDTPMLATVSDEFRAALASGIPFPKRLARPDEYAQLALSLIDHDYLNGEVVRMDGSLRMAPR
- a CDS encoding class I SAM-dependent methyltransferase, which gives rise to METTRKHKVPEMEGFQARWYAKNRGTEAQLRQYRKQAAEVTSGLPEGAEILEVAPGPGFFAIEVAKRGFRVTGLDISHTMVEIARENGAGLEIDFRQGDITHAPFDAGSFDFVVCQAAFKNFRQPVAALNEMRRVLRPGGHAVIQDLNHEATGADIGREVASMNVGVVSGFTVRQTLGWLRRRAFTREQFEALAAESAFGGCSVTADGIGLEVRLTR
- a CDS encoding PadR family transcriptional regulator; translation: MKRRKVGNLLGLAVLSVLLDGPKHPYEMAVVLKQRGKDSDLPIKWGSLYTVVANLDKHGFLEAVESLKDGGRPERTVYRITPAGREEFEDWVRELVGTVDREPPRFKAGLSMLGVLGPDQTAALLRQRAQALEERAEAQRTSLAQLGALMPRLFLVEVEYDLAMTEAEARWVRGFLDELTSGAVPGTDAWRRWYETGELPGDFGEFVEER
- a CDS encoding TM0106 family RecB-like putative nuclease; this encodes MQGEVVLDAGAVSRCRRRVHLEHDPAMREVPLSPPDPTAQQRIDDASAHREDIVSRLMAANPGHWVKIDRDLPAHERVERTEQAFAAEARYIWGALLPVDPAGHRRGGVDLLVRTGRGYVPVLVVRHRITDRGAGAVVTELTDLDPAHRKADEARKVRSQPRDQLRLVHIRRMLQTLGQADESLTTGGVIGLDADVVVWHDLTAGTWPGGRSALTEYQVRFADRLAIATAAANGEEPLAEPSRVLECRRCPWWPTCEVVLTETRDVSLVVRGEDAVELRRAGVSTVDKLAALDPAGEPPAVNWTGVTFPDAVVLARAWLADLTLVRRVEAVGVPRGDVEVDVDMESFGDAGAYLWGCLLTGADIGVPQGYRAFATWDPLPTGDEARSFAEFWAWLTDVRERTEAAGLTFRAYCYNALAENRWLFGSVERFGDHPGIPAKKTIQSFVDSEEWVDLFRSVTDQFLCSHGKGLKVIAPVAGFSWRDPEAGGEASMRWYRDAVGMDGEKPDDEQRERLLRYNEDDVLATRALREWISERAQAEVPYMFDL
- a CDS encoding DUF6474 family protein; translated protein: MARKAKVEGEARFTPKKAKNAVAVAKVLGPVVIPVVAPFAVRAAGSARELYDRYQARKLGVSVDKLGEYTGRGAALHARIAGIAEGCRDLQKSGKASDADQEFAKDALSTLEQLSASVRAAERMPAARRKSVHRAVAGELERLEGQLLHRLGL
- a CDS encoding glycine betaine ABC transporter substrate-binding protein; the protein is MKLRRWKALFGVAVLGATLSACGLTVNQAVPYDIQPGTIQPIPSLQGLKVTVGSKDFTENIILAYMSEMALSAAGAEVVDLSDIKGSNSSRQALLSGQTDVTWEYTGTGWINYQGNELPVPGGEKAQYEATAKADEEKFGVTWLNYSPLNDQYAFAVTEEYGAKNNLKTTSDLAAFLKQNPDQNRFCLETEFTSRQDGFPAAVKAYGFQNSKIENFGIGTIYSAVASGTCPVGEVFTTDGRISGLNLRVLEDDKKAFPQYNAVPTLRTEWLKQHPEVRGPLEKVGAALTNEQMVELCKQVDVDGQDTGKVAHDWMVKKGFVK
- a CDS encoding ABC transporter permease, which encodes MTAAVGTGFSTESGSKRAERVRLFAQPVAVLVIVAVTLVSVFSSGLTATEKETLNASSLFTALWDHLLMTIVVTAIVVLVAVPLGVIVTRPWARFLAPVFLAIANIGQAAPALGVLVLWFIVTGAVGGLWVAALPLAFYSLLPVLRNTMVGIQQVDPALIDAGRGIGMSATAVLWRVELPLAVPLILAGLRTALVLAVGTATFGMFVNAGGFGLLIDTGYKLNLTSVLVTGSVLAVALALLVDWLGAVAEQFFGPKGLR
- a CDS encoding ABC transporter ATP-binding protein gives rise to the protein MSVAENEEVSGVEIELEHVTKRYPGTREAAVDDFSMVVPAGKIVVFVGPSGCGKTTTMRMINRLVQPTSGKITIGGEDALGLDVDTLRRRIGYAIQQAGLFPHFTVSQNIGVVPGLLGWDKKKVNDRVEEMMDLVGLDPADFRDRFPRQLSGGQQQRVGVARALAADPPVLLMDEPFGAVDPITRGNLQDELLRLQSELKKTIVFVTHDFDEAVKLGDKIAVLGNQSSIMQYDTPEAILANPANDTVAGFVGAGASLKQLTLLRVRDVELAQDALTAGVDEDPSELRKKLEDQRKHFALVLDARRRPTRWVHVRDLTAGASLASAGKPLRDIVSLQSTLQDALEAMLAEGGSVPVTGARGEYAGTIQLDTVIATIQQLRDEHTNGEEVSA
- a CDS encoding ABC transporter permease, producing MNLFDYISDRASKLWLEAYLHTSMVVQCTILAAVLGVLIGIAVYRSPIGSAVATALASTILTVPSFALLGLLIPISGLGPTTAVIALVLYGLLPIVRNTIVGLDGVDPAITDAARGIGMSRFGVLTRVELRLAWPAILTGMRVATQMLMGIAVIAAYAKGPGFGAEVFSGLTNAGSTNSLNQAVTGTVGVVILALLLDGVYVLIKRFTISRGVRG